A portion of the Clostridium gelidum genome contains these proteins:
- a CDS encoding YvrJ family protein codes for MEVNQLINLIVNNGFAIAVAAYLLIRLEKQINNLSSSINKLNTIISTKLGVVINAAGSDDDSHKVA; via the coding sequence ATGGAAGTTAACCAATTAATTAACCTGATAGTTAACAATGGGTTTGCTATAGCTGTTGCTGCATATTTGCTTATTCGCTTAGAAAAACAAATTAATAATTTATCAAGTTCAATTAATAAACTCAATACCATAATATCAACAAAGCTTGGTGTTGTTATAAATGCAGCTGGATCTGATGATGATTCTCATAAAGTAGCATGA
- the fmt gene encoding methionyl-tRNA formyltransferase: protein MKIVFMGTPDFAVPSLKKMIEKYNVSAIVTQPDKPSGRGKKVAISPIKEVGLSNQIPIFQPEKIRTDSVIIDKLKEIKPDFIIVVAYGQIITKDILDIPRLGCINLHASLLPMYRGSSPINWSLINGEITTGNTTILMDTGIDTGDILMRSEFDISESTTAGELYQLLKINGAELLEETINGIITGEICGVKQQSDGSSYVQMLNKQMAKINWNDSSINIHNLIRGLSSWPYKNINSWSTAFTYYKDIPVKIFKSKSLEANIIKPPGYIIDANNEGITVATNNGILIIEILQFPGGKPLEVKEFLKGNKIEKGIVLS, encoded by the coding sequence ATGAAAATAGTTTTTATGGGAACTCCTGATTTTGCAGTTCCCTCATTGAAGAAAATGATAGAGAAATATAATGTAAGTGCGATTGTAACACAACCTGATAAACCAAGTGGAAGAGGGAAAAAGGTAGCAATTTCACCAATCAAAGAGGTCGGACTATCGAATCAAATTCCAATTTTTCAGCCCGAAAAAATAAGAACAGACTCTGTAATTATTGATAAATTAAAAGAAATAAAACCTGATTTTATTATTGTTGTAGCATATGGTCAAATCATAACTAAGGATATACTTGACATACCAAGACTCGGATGTATTAATCTACATGCATCTCTCCTCCCAATGTATAGGGGGTCATCACCAATAAATTGGAGTTTGATAAATGGGGAAATAACAACTGGAAATACAACTATACTAATGGATACTGGTATAGATACGGGTGATATCCTTATGAGAAGTGAGTTTGACATATCTGAATCTACGACAGCAGGAGAATTGTACCAATTATTAAAAATAAACGGTGCTGAACTGTTAGAGGAAACAATAAATGGAATTATCACAGGTGAAATTTGTGGGGTAAAACAACAGAGTGATGGAAGTTCTTATGTACAGATGTTAAACAAGCAAATGGCAAAGATTAATTGGAATGACAGTAGTATTAACATACATAATTTAATAAGAGGATTGAGTTCTTGGCCATATAAAAATATAAACTCATGGTCAACTGCTTTTACTTATTATAAAGATATTCCAGTTAAAATATTCAAATCCAAGTCATTAGAGGCAAATATTATTAAACCACCTGGTTATATCATAGATGCAAATAATGAAGGAATTACAGTTGCCACCAATAACGGTATTCTGATTATAGAAATATTACAGTTTCCAGGGGGGAAACCTCTTGAGGTAAAAGAATTTTTAAAAGGAAATAAAATAGAAAAAGGCATTGTATTATCATAA
- a CDS encoding MATE family efflux transporter translates to MTELENFILEGNMKTLLFKFSLPAVCVFLANVLYNVIDAIFIGNQPNGSLGIAALTIVFPIQQIILALSQMIGVGIASITSRSLGAGNKLKAEKAVGTALTSSVLLGILIMVIGLTFMRPILYIFGSVETILPYAVTFFRITLYCSIFFVFSIVSNSIIQSEGHANIAMISMIIGPVINIPLDYILVTRLKYGIKGAAIATDISQTICFIFLLVYICFNSKIFGSKVKNLTINIKLLKEAISLGASTFMTQLAYGILAIVLNNSLRIYGGSDLYISAIGIYNRIFGFITIPMYGIRQALQPIIGFNYGAKKFNRVKQSLKLGILTSVVISLGFLVIIIGFTNKIVGVFTSDNELIALTIPILRVLILMSPLVGVQVIAASFFQYIGKPKPALFLSIMKPFLFIIPLMLVIPIFLKVTGVFVSVPLSDFLTAMISLIFIYHEIKKVNELNVIQGKNKNACV, encoded by the coding sequence ATGACTGAACTTGAAAATTTTATTTTGGAAGGTAATATGAAAACATTACTCTTTAAGTTTTCGCTTCCTGCCGTATGTGTATTTTTAGCTAATGTATTATATAATGTTATTGATGCAATTTTTATAGGGAATCAGCCTAATGGTAGTTTAGGAATTGCAGCTTTAACTATAGTCTTTCCTATTCAACAAATAATACTGGCTCTTTCTCAAATGATTGGAGTTGGAATTGCTTCTATAACGTCAAGAAGTCTTGGAGCCGGAAATAAACTAAAAGCAGAAAAGGCTGTGGGTACTGCATTAACATCCTCTGTTCTATTAGGAATTTTAATTATGGTTATAGGACTGACTTTCATGAGACCTATATTGTATATTTTTGGTTCTGTTGAAACTATACTACCCTATGCTGTAACATTTTTTAGAATTACTTTATATTGCAGTATTTTCTTCGTTTTTAGTATTGTTTCCAATAGCATCATACAATCAGAAGGACATGCTAATATTGCTATGATAAGCATGATAATAGGACCTGTAATTAATATTCCGTTAGATTACATATTGGTTACAAGGCTTAAATATGGGATAAAAGGAGCTGCCATTGCTACAGACATTTCACAAACAATATGTTTCATATTCTTATTGGTATATATCTGTTTTAACAGCAAAATTTTTGGATCGAAAGTTAAAAATTTAACAATCAATATAAAGTTATTAAAGGAAGCGATTTCTTTAGGAGCATCTACTTTTATGACTCAACTAGCTTATGGAATTCTAGCCATAGTATTAAATAATTCATTAAGAATTTATGGAGGATCTGACTTATATATTTCTGCAATTGGTATATATAATCGTATATTCGGGTTTATTACCATTCCTATGTATGGGATTAGACAAGCTCTTCAGCCTATTATAGGATTTAATTATGGTGCTAAAAAATTCAATAGAGTAAAACAAAGCTTAAAGCTTGGAATTTTAACATCAGTTGTAATTTCATTAGGATTTTTAGTTATAATTATTGGTTTTACAAATAAAATAGTAGGGGTTTTTACATCTGATAATGAATTAATAGCATTGACTATTCCTATTTTAAGAGTACTGATACTTATGAGTCCTTTAGTAGGTGTTCAAGTAATTGCTGCAAGTTTTTTTCAGTATATTGGCAAACCTAAACCTGCATTATTTTTATCAATAATGAAACCATTTTTATTTATAATACCATTAATGTTAGTCATCCCAATATTTCTTAAAGTCACTGGTGTTTTTGTATCTGTTCCGTTATCTGATTTTTTAACTGCAATGATATCTTTAATTTTTATATATCATGAGATAAAAAAGGTGAATGAATTAAACGTAATTCAAGGAAAAAATAAAAATGCATGTGTTTAG
- a CDS encoding GNAT family N-acetyltransferase, whose protein sequence is MRITETQPNTQDAIDLMKKLSENLKLITGDSGKNSFNSNDVCVPRSLFVVAYNEYGEAIGCGAIRPINQDVAEVKRMFAKTKAIGVGSEILHHLENQAQKLGYSAIWLETRLINKRAVSFYEKKGYHRISNYGKYVNKPEAVCFEKNII, encoded by the coding sequence ATGAGAATTACAGAGACACAACCTAATACACAAGATGCTATTGATTTAATGAAGAAACTATCTGAGAATTTAAAACTTATAACAGGTGATAGTGGAAAAAACTCTTTTAATTCTAATGATGTTTGTGTTCCACGTTCTTTATTTGTAGTAGCATATAATGAATATGGTGAGGCCATAGGCTGTGGAGCAATACGACCTATTAATCAAGATGTTGCTGAGGTTAAAAGAATGTTTGCTAAGACTAAAGCGATTGGCGTGGGAAGTGAAATTTTGCATCATTTAGAGAATCAAGCACAAAAATTAGGGTACTCCGCTATTTGGCTTGAAACCCGATTGATTAATAAAAGAGCAGTATCATTCTATGAAAAAAAAGGTTATCATCGTATTTCTAATTACGGCAAGTATGTAAATAAACCTGAAGCAGTTTGTTTTGAAAAAAACATAATTTAG
- a CDS encoding GNAT family N-acetyltransferase: MISYKRIDCNYFEEYDTIPMRVYVKSYYVLDRINNGLGGILLKEVPVKNYVRDFSKHANATKFSEKFDITNWAFFMAFDDEKPIGAVTIVSKTADIHMLDGRDDMTVLWDIRVSDTYKHQGIGQKLFDLAVDWSRSNGFKQMKIECQNNNVPACKFYHKQGAILRTIDEYAYIDDVDSRFEVQFIWYLDL, encoded by the coding sequence ATGATAAGTTATAAAAGAATTGATTGTAATTACTTTGAAGAATACGATACAATTCCTATGCGAGTTTATGTAAAGAGTTATTATGTATTAGATAGAATTAATAACGGGCTTGGAGGTATTCTTTTAAAAGAAGTACCAGTTAAAAATTATGTACGAGATTTTTCAAAACATGCAAATGCAACAAAGTTTAGTGAAAAATTTGATATAACAAACTGGGCATTTTTTATGGCATTTGATGATGAAAAACCTATTGGTGCAGTAACAATTGTTTCAAAAACTGCTGATATACATATGCTTGATGGAAGAGATGATATGACTGTGTTATGGGATATACGTGTATCTGATACATATAAACACCAGGGTATAGGACAGAAATTGTTTGATTTAGCTGTAGATTGGTCAAGAAGCAATGGTTTTAAACAAATGAAAATCGAATGTCAAAATAATAATGTTCCCGCTTGTAAGTTTTATCACAAACAGGGAGCAATTTTAAGAACGATTGATGAATATGCTTATATTGATGATGTTGATAGCAGGTTTGAGGTACAATTTATTTGGTATCTTGATTTGTAG
- a CDS encoding VOC family protein, whose translation MKAQINLITIWTNDIDKMKNFYNQVLGFRIGNDLGNYVEFENDGARFAICMRDVMYVYSSEYRKELFGQGFELAFPCENPNDVDESFKELISKGATSVHEPQDMPWNQRTALFADPDGNIHEIFAEIK comes from the coding sequence ATGAAAGCACAAATTAATCTTATTACGATTTGGACAAATGATATAGATAAAATGAAAAATTTCTATAATCAAGTTCTTGGATTTAGAATTGGAAATGACCTTGGTAATTATGTTGAATTTGAAAACGATGGAGCAAGGTTTGCTATTTGTATGAGAGATGTTATGTATGTGTATAGTAGCGAATATAGGAAAGAGTTATTTGGACAAGGCTTTGAACTTGCTTTCCCATGTGAAAATCCCAATGATGTTGATGAATCATTTAAGGAGTTAATCTCTAAAGGAGCAACATCTGTTCATGAACCACAAGATATGCCTTGGAATCAAAGAACAGCACTATTTGCTGACCCAGATGGAAATATACATGAAATTTTTGCGGAAATTAAATAG
- the tnpA gene encoding IS66 family insertion sequence element accessory protein TnpA, translating to MNNNEKINWREIVATFSSYEGTLGTFCNANHITKSQFHYYKKKFKNEDNNLQFHAISMREEKVTTEVTVVPADRPNIIIEIGAAKIYVPANEIAILSKLLKDLITNV from the coding sequence ATGAATAATAATGAGAAGATAAATTGGAGAGAAATTGTTGCTACCTTTTCTTCTTACGAAGGAACGTTAGGAACTTTCTGCAATGCAAATCACATTACTAAAAGTCAATTTCATTACTATAAAAAGAAATTCAAGAATGAAGATAATAATTTACAGTTTCATGCAATTTCAATGAGAGAAGAAAAAGTAACAACTGAAGTCACCGTAGTTCCAGCTGATAGACCTAATATAATAATAGAAATAGGAGCCGCTAAAATATATGTACCGGCTAATGAAATAGCTATTTTGAGTAAGTTGCTTAAGGATTTGATTACAAATGTTTAA
- the tnpB gene encoding IS66 family insertion sequence element accessory protein TnpB (TnpB, as the term is used for proteins encoded by IS66 family insertion elements, is considered an accessory protein, since TnpC, encoded by a neighboring gene, is a DDE family transposase.): MFNLNKVNTVYLACGITDLRKSIDGLVVIVQTQLKLDPFEKALFVFCNRQMNKIKILHFDEGFWLYYFRLENSKLKWPMTPDEALKINKEELKWLLMGYEVRTKSKFKPIEVRNSF; the protein is encoded by the coding sequence ATGTTTAATCTTAATAAAGTTAATACAGTTTATCTTGCATGTGGAATAACAGATTTGAGAAAAAGTATTGATGGACTAGTAGTGATTGTGCAAACGCAGCTAAAGTTGGATCCGTTTGAAAAAGCCTTGTTTGTTTTTTGCAATAGGCAAATGAATAAAATTAAGATACTTCACTTTGATGAAGGATTCTGGCTGTACTATTTCCGACTTGAAAATAGTAAATTGAAATGGCCGATGACTCCAGACGAAGCTCTTAAAATCAACAAAGAGGAATTGAAATGGTTGCTTATGGGATATGAAGTTAGAACTAAGTCTAAATTTAAGCCAATTGAAGTAAGAAATAGCTTTTAA